CACCAGAAATGTCAAGGACCGCCTCGGACCCTGCTGCCTCCGACCTTGACGCGCTCGGCGCCCCTGCGGACCTTGATGCGCTCGGCACCCCTGCGGATGCGGCGGAAGTGTCGGTCACCTTGGCTGTGGCGCGGCGCGAACGGCGCGCCTTGGGGGATGCCGGCGTCGTGCCGTCAGCCGGACCGCCAAAGGAGGCGTCCCCCGCGGCGGCGCTGCCTGCAGTTGTTTCGTTTGATTCTGTTGAGGGCTGGTCTTTATCCATTTGTGGCGTTACTTTCGCGCCGCCGCCGCACCCCCACATCGGGTGCCGCGGGCGGCAGATGTGCCAGCACCCGCGGGCGCTGGCGGAAGTCGTCTAATTGCTTCCTTCCGCGGCACCACCTTTATACGGGTGCGCAAGCTCGAAGGCAGCCAATGGCCTGCCGCAGTTGTCTGCGTGGGACCGCCCGGTGGATGGCTTCCATGGAATGGAGCGTCGTCACCGGCAATCCCGAGGGCCTGCCATTGGACCAAAAGGCGCATGTGGATCGCCGATCAGCCACCTTCATTGTCTCATACGCCGCCGCGCCCGGGGCGTTGGCAGGCACGGCGCGCCAAGATTGCCACGCTACAATCAGGACAACAATCGACCAGTCCCACAGAAAAGGCCTCCATGTCGAGCCCCACCACCTCCGCGCGCCCCGCCGATGCCGCCGTGCCAGCCCTGGTGCGGGCCAGACCGTTCGGCTGGTTCCTGGTCATCACCGGCGTGGTGGCCTGGATTGCCTCGGCCACGCTGGTGCTGGAGCGCCTGGAACTCTACACAAACCCGCACGCGAAGATCAGCTGCGACATCAACTCGTGGATCTCCTGCGGCGACGTCATGCAAACCGCCCAGGCCGCGATCTTGGGCTTCCCCAACCCGTTCATCGGCCTGGTGGCCTTCGCGGTGGTCATCACCACCGGCGCGGTGCTGCTGGCCGGCGCGGATCTCGCGCGCTGGTACTGGATCGGCCTCCAGGCGGGGATCACGCTCGGCATGGTGCTTATCTGCTGGTTCTTCACCCAGGCCGTGTAT
This genomic stretch from Arthrobacter dokdonellae harbors:
- a CDS encoding vitamin K epoxide reductase family protein; amino-acid sequence: MSSPTTSARPADAAVPALVRARPFGWFLVITGVVAWIASATLVLERLELYTNPHAKISCDINSWISCGDVMQTAQAAILGFPNPFIGLVAFAVVITTGAVLLAGADLARWYWIGLQAGITLGMVLICWFFTQAVYVLAILCPYCMVVWSMMIPLFVWTTVRNLKHGVIPAGPGVAKFASDWAWVIVGLAYLGVIAAIFFKFMHVIIPSNA